The following are from one region of the Methanobacterium veterum genome:
- a CDS encoding histidine kinase dimerization/phosphoacceptor domain -containing protein translates to MNVEYRVTSFLEDIDGWKFVLNSLPDLIAILNHKYEIIWANTAMAECLNTSTDSCLGVKCFEAIHGTKLPVDNCPHAKMIMDNKGHTEEVYEPNLGGYFMVTAAPIKDKSGNTLGSVHIARDITERKIMEDKIKNSLQEKEMLIRETYHRVKNNLMVISSLLDLQARYIEDIETQNIFRDSQNRARSMALIHEKLYQTTDLKWINFANYIKKLSMELFETYSGQSNNIKINFDLENHELDTETSIPLGLIVNELISNSLKHAFKDGRNGIIKIKFYKDSENYVLIISDNGIGFPEELDYKKSDSLGLRIVNSLVDQIMGEINMDRSQGTEFTIKFP, encoded by the coding sequence ATGAATGTAGAATACCGAGTAACATCCTTTTTAGAAGATATTGATGGGTGGAAGTTTGTATTAAACTCCTTACCTGATCTTATAGCTATTTTAAACCATAAATATGAGATTATATGGGCGAACACTGCTATGGCGGAGTGTTTAAATACTTCAACAGATTCATGTTTAGGAGTTAAATGTTTTGAGGCAATTCACGGTACTAAATTGCCTGTTGATAACTGCCCCCATGCGAAAATGATAATGGATAATAAAGGGCATACTGAAGAAGTGTATGAACCTAATTTGGGCGGATATTTTATGGTTACTGCTGCTCCTATAAAGGATAAATCTGGAAATACGCTTGGGAGCGTGCACATAGCGCGTGATATCACAGAACGTAAAATAATGGAAGATAAAATTAAAAATTCCCTTCAAGAGAAGGAAATGTTAATTAGAGAGACATATCATAGGGTAAAAAACAATTTAATGGTTATATCAAGCCTTCTTGATTTACAGGCAAGATATATTGAAGATATAGAAACGCAGAATATTTTCAGGGACAGTCAAAATCGTGCAAGATCCATGGCGTTAATTCACGAAAAACTTTACCAAACAACTGACCTTAAATGGATTAACTTTGCAAATTACATCAAAAAATTATCTATGGAACTTTTCGAAACATATTCTGGACAATCTAATAATATAAAAATTAATTTTGATTTAGAAAATCATGAACTGGATACTGAAACATCAATTCCATTAGGGCTTATAGTCAATGAACTTATATCAAACAGCCTGAAACATGCTTTTAAGGATGGTAGAAATGGTATTATCAAAATAAAGTTCTACAAAGACAGTGAAAATTATGTATTGATAATTTCTGACAATGGAATCGGATTTCCAGAAGAGTTAGATTACAAAAAATCAGATTCTTTAGGTTTAAGAATTGTAAACAGCCTGGTAGATCAGATAATGGGTGAAATAAATATGGATAGAAGTCAAGGGACAGAATTCACCATAAAATTTCCATAA